In Miscanthus floridulus cultivar M001 chromosome 5, ASM1932011v1, whole genome shotgun sequence, one genomic interval encodes:
- the LOC136450213 gene encoding uncharacterized protein, translating into MADHPLAGEHHDPSPASSAATALGPLLLLPSELLHEILLRLAVPELLRVRSVARPLSSLISSPDFRRLYHLSSASSGVGGPAAAWLLLFKKLPPRDAAIRGFHGPSGRWLRIPVSAILAPAVPPGEDLYFLAASASSFLFAANGRRELVVVDLTARAARRLPPSPLGPRGTSSWRRFGLKLVADPPGSNRFRFLFAELVNNTPFLFEYRSETDTWQESEAVLAEGEGAEPAAAPDGDGGTYLCAAHAGPDCVMVYAGPRADDRPVFFRPRFPNAAAAAAGHGGDRLHVYGDGSAAVVRSAAIDDPTSRTRVKVVTGVDLYGFGAGAVGGDWELLASVPGDLVEGFRKPYAVMTGLLAEREGVVRLVLISNCCGAWDLVWLSYDRARREWRWVPVPDWGSSKGLNMAGIAVSSTFSRLWPLAAPASSSSSRHQ; encoded by the exons ATGGCCGACCACCCCCTCGCCGGCGAGCACCACGACCCATCGCCCGCGAGCTCGGCCGCCACGGCGCTGGGCCCGCTTCTGCTGCTCCCGTCGGAGCTCCTCCACGAGATCCTGCTCCGCCTCGCCGTCCCGGAGCTCCTCCGCGTGCGCTCCGTGGCGCGCCCGCTGTCCAGCCTCATCTCCTCCCCAGACTTCCGCCGCCTCTACCACCTCTCCTCGGCGTCCTCCGGCGTCGGCGGCCCGGCCGCCGCGTGGCTGCTCCTCTTCAAGAAGCTCCCGCCCCGCGACGCCGCCATCAGGGGCTTCCACGGGCCCTCGGGCCGATGGCTCCGCATCCCCGTCTCGGCCATCCTCGCCCCCGCCGTGCCACCGGGCGAGGACCTCTACTTCCTGGCCGCGTCCGCCAGCTCCTTCCTATTCGCCGCCAACGGCCGCCGCGAGCTCGTGGTCGTCGACCTCACCgcgcgcgccgcgcgccgcctCCCGCCGTCCCCGCTCGGCCCACGCGGCACCTCCTCCTGGCGTCGCTTCGGACTCAAGCTCGTCGCCGATCCCCCCGGATCGAACCGGTTTAG GTTTCTGTTTGCCGAGCTGGTGAACAACACGCCATTCCTCTTCGAGTACCGGTCCGAGACGGACACGTGGcaggagtcggaggcggtcctggCCGAGGGCGAGGGGGCAGAGCCGGCGGCCGCCCCAGACGGAGACGGCGGCACCTACCTCTGCGCGGCGCACGCCGGGCCGGACTGCGTGATGGTGTACGCCGGCCCGCGCGCGGACGACCGCCCGGTCTTCTTCCGCCCCCGGTTcccgaacgccgccgccgccgccgcgggacaCGGCGGGGACCGGCTGCACGTGTACGGCGACGGGAGCGCGGCCGTGGTGCGGTCTGCGGCGATCGACGACCCGACGAGCCGGACCCGGGTCAAGGTGGTGACGGGCGTGGACCTGTACGGGTTCGGGGCCGGGGCCGTGGGCGGCGACTGGGAGCTGCTGGCCAGCGTGCCGGGCGACCTGGTGGAGGGGTTCCGGAAGCCGTACGCCGTCATGACGGGGCTGCTGGCGGAGCGGGAGGGCGTGGTCCGGCTGGTGCTCATCTCCAACTGCTGCGGCGCGTGGGACCTGGTGTGGCTGTCGTACGACCGCGCGCGCCGCGAGTGGCGGTGGGTGCCCGTGCCGGACTGGGGCAGCAGCAAGGGGCTCAACATGGCCGGCATCGCCGTCTCGTCCACCTTCTCCCGACTCTGGCCGCTGGCCGCGCCGgcgtccagcagcagcagccgccaccAGTGA